A single region of the Gemmatimonadota bacterium genome encodes:
- a CDS encoding ABC transporter permease → MTDGARGRLAFALPGLHQLLAGRALAGLPPLLLWLAVVTVVVTRWNRIAAAPGGPWDHRIALAALLAAGAGSWLWSARDARRSEAERTGAMGGPERAATTQWTLALRAFRKNRVAVAGLLAVAAFYLVALLTPFLAPFDPAAQGNLLTERFLSPSAAHPLGTDQFARDVLSRMLYGARVSLSIGFIAVGISISIGTIVGAVAGFIGGRVDSVIMRCVDMVISFPRLILLITIIAVFEPSIFLIVAVLGLTQWPQTSRIVRGEVLSLREREFIQAGRALGFSRLRLIFRHLIPNTLAPVIVAATLGIGDTIVLEAGLSFLGMGVQPPTPSWGTMVADGRNNLLGAWWITTFPGLAIVLTVLSFNLAGDGLRDALDPRLRS, encoded by the coding sequence ATGACTGACGGCGCGCGCGGACGTCTCGCCTTCGCCCTCCCCGGGCTTCACCAGCTCCTCGCGGGGCGCGCTCTCGCGGGGCTCCCGCCCCTCCTCCTCTGGTTGGCCGTCGTCACGGTCGTCGTCACGCGTTGGAACCGGATCGCAGCGGCGCCCGGTGGGCCGTGGGACCACCGGATCGCGCTAGCGGCCCTCCTCGCGGCCGGGGCGGGGTCCTGGCTCTGGTCGGCACGGGACGCGCGGCGGAGCGAGGCAGAGCGGACAGGCGCGATGGGCGGTCCGGAAAGGGCCGCGACAACGCAGTGGACGCTGGCACTCCGCGCCTTCCGGAAGAATCGGGTCGCCGTGGCGGGGCTCCTGGCGGTCGCGGCGTTCTACCTCGTCGCTCTCCTCACTCCCTTCCTCGCCCCCTTCGATCCCGCGGCCCAGGGAAATCTCCTCACCGAGCGGTTTCTTTCCCCCTCGGCGGCGCATCCTCTCGGGACGGATCAGTTCGCCCGTGACGTCCTCTCCCGGATGCTCTATGGGGCCCGCGTCTCCCTCTCCATCGGATTCATCGCGGTGGGGATCTCGATCTCCATCGGAACGATCGTCGGCGCGGTGGCCGGATTCATCGGCGGACGGGTGGACTCCGTCATCATGCGGTGCGTGGACATGGTGATCTCCTTTCCCCGTCTCATTCTCCTCATCACGATCATTGCCGTGTTCGAGCCCTCGATCTTCTTGATCGTGGCCGTCCTGGGGCTCACGCAGTGGCCGCAGACCTCCCGGATCGTCCGGGGGGAGGTGCTGAGCCTCCGCGAGAGGGAGTTCATCCAGGCGGGGCGTGCGCTCGGATTCTCCCGACTCCGGCTGATCTTTCGGCACCTCATTCCCAACACCCTGGCGCCGGTGATCGTGGCGGCCACCCTCGGAATCGGCGACACGATCGTCCTCGAGGCGGGGCTCTCCTTCCTTGGGATGGGCGTCCAGCCACCGACCCCCTCCTGGGGAACGATGGTGGCCGACGGGCGGAACAATCTCCTGGGGGCATGGTGGATCACCACCTTCCCGGGACTCGCGATCGTCCTTACCGTCCTTTCGTTCAATCTGGCCGGGGACGGGCTGCGCGATGCCCTCGACCCACGCCTCAGGAGCTGA
- the ssb gene encoding single-stranded DNA-binding protein, whose translation MSRSINKITLIGHVGRDPEVRETQSGTKVAHFSLATNHRIVAGGEEERERTDWHRVTLWNRLAAFAEEYVKKGDRVYVEGRLEYDSYERDGVTIPTAEVNVRELVLLTPPNNGSGEGEEED comes from the coding sequence ATGAGCCGGTCGATCAACAAAATCACCCTCATTGGACATGTCGGGAGGGACCCGGAGGTGCGCGAGACCCAGAGCGGCACGAAGGTGGCTCACTTTTCTCTCGCGACGAACCACCGGATCGTCGCCGGCGGGGAGGAGGAGCGCGAGCGTACGGATTGGCACCGGGTTACCCTCTGGAACCGACTGGCGGCGTTCGCGGAGGAGTACGTGAAGAAAGGGGACCGCGTCTACGTCGAGGGGCGGCTCGAGTACGACTCGTACGAGAGGGATGGAGTGACGATTCCGACCGCGGAGGTGAATGTCCGCGAGCTGGTCCTTCTCACGCCGCCGAACAACGGGTCGGGCGAGGGGGAGGAAGAGGACTGA
- a CDS encoding ABC transporter permease: MISFLLRRLLGAIPLVLGIATIVFFVLNLAPGDPVSIYTAPNVSPEVLQQMRVNMGLDQPIPVRYVRWMKAMLQGDFGVSFARNQPVRDVIAQILPNTLILSASAIVLAFLGGILIGVIQAIRQNSWVDNLLSLISLFFYSMPSFWLALMLILVFSLGARNVWEWPFWLPASGMTSVDYPFMTAAGQIRDRIAHLILPAASLALVLAAGIARYTRGSMLEVIRQDYVRTARAKGLPEGRVIFRHALRNALIPIVTLLGLYLPVLFSGTVFIETVFAWPGMGKLVVDAIAQRDYPVVMASAFIFALMVVVGNLMADLLYSLVDPRIRYD; the protein is encoded by the coding sequence ATGATCTCTTTCCTCCTCCGGCGCCTCCTCGGGGCGATCCCGCTCGTCCTCGGGATCGCGACGATCGTCTTTTTCGTCCTCAACCTCGCCCCGGGGGATCCGGTCTCGATTTACACCGCCCCGAACGTCTCCCCCGAGGTCCTCCAGCAGATGCGGGTGAACATGGGGCTCGACCAGCCCATTCCCGTGCGTTACGTCCGCTGGATGAAAGCCATGCTGCAGGGGGACTTCGGCGTTTCTTTCGCGCGGAACCAGCCGGTGCGGGACGTGATCGCACAGATCCTACCGAACACCCTGATCCTTTCTGCGAGCGCGATCGTCCTCGCTTTTCTCGGTGGGATCCTCATCGGGGTCATCCAGGCGATCCGCCAGAACTCGTGGGTGGACAACCTCCTGAGCCTCATCTCCCTCTTCTTTTATTCGATGCCTTCGTTCTGGCTCGCCCTGATGCTGATCCTGGTCTTCAGCCTCGGGGCGCGGAACGTCTGGGAGTGGCCCTTCTGGCTTCCCGCCTCGGGGATGACTTCGGTGGACTATCCCTTCATGACCGCCGCGGGGCAGATCCGCGATCGGATCGCGCATCTCATCCTTCCGGCGGCCTCCCTCGCACTCGTTCTTGCCGCCGGAATCGCGCGCTACACGCGGGGAAGCATGCTCGAGGTGATCCGACAGGATTACGTTCGCACCGCGCGGGCGAAGGGACTCCCGGAGGGTCGTGTCATCTTCCGGCACGCCCTTCGGAACGCGCTCATCCCGATCGTGACTCTCCTCGGCCTTTACCTCCCCGTCCTCTTCAGCGGAACCGTCTTCATCGAGACGGTTTTCGCCTGGCCCGGAATGGGAAAGCTCGTCGTGGACGCGATCGCGCAAAGGGATTACCCGGTCGTGATGGCGAGCGCCTTCATCTTCGCGCTGATGGTGGTGGTCGGGAATTTGATGGCCGACCTCCTCTACTCTCTGGTGGACCCGCGCATTCGTTATGACTGA
- the polA gene encoding DNA polymerase I — translation MVEVPTKKAPRLFLIDAYALIYRAFFAFVNRPLTNSRGENTSAPWGFINFLLGIREKYAPDYLAVVFDSGMSHREKEYPAYKATREKMPDELRASLPRVRALVEAFHDEIVELDGYEADDVIGTLARKAQERGIEAVVVSGDKDFHQLVGPGVHLLNPGRGGPTGVAAEWVDESNASERLGVPPDLVVDYLALVGDASDNVPGAPGIGEGWARRLLKEIGPLETLLQNPGSIPWKGKRDSLIENVEQIRLSRRLVTIQRDLPVELDLERLKVREPDVDRLREICVELEFRTLIEKFSAGGTPARSSPENAPSYRAVTEANEIAAIARVAKRAGRLAVDTETTSTEPMRAKLVGISLSWKEGEGVYFPLAHELPPGDLLDDPSAAEPPPNLPPLSDPRMEPLRALLEDAELPKVGQNLKYDLLVLRRAGLELAGLDADTMIASYVLDPGRRQHSLDVLATDFLGHSMISYQDVTGKGKSQVPFSQVPLDRAVEYACEDADITLRLWTRFGPELQEQKLDRLFRELEMPLIPVLAAMEEAGIRIHPPLFEGMSLKLESELEAIRSEIFKEAGGEFNVNSTPQLREILFEKLQLPVIRKTKTGPSTDASVLEELAARGHTLPIHLLEYRQLEKLRSTYVDALPRMVNPETGRIHASFNQTVAATGRISSSDPNLQNIPIRSEVGRQIRKGFIPDPGNLFLAADYSQIELRILAHFSGDEAFVTAFEEDIDVHRQTASVIFDVPIEEVSDEQRARAKTINFATLYGQGEFSLGNQLGITREEAGTFIRQYFERFSGVRAFLDAQVQMAREKGYVETLSGRRRYIPELKSDNWNVRQFGERIAQNTPIQGTAADLIKEAMIRIHRRLAEGEARGRLLLQVHDELVFETPEKEIPALQEMVVREMEGAMPLRVPLRVHVGTGASWLDCEG, via the coding sequence ATGGTCGAGGTCCCCACCAAGAAGGCCCCGCGGCTTTTTCTGATCGACGCCTACGCGCTCATTTACCGGGCCTTCTTCGCCTTCGTCAACCGACCCCTGACCAACTCACGCGGGGAAAACACCTCCGCTCCGTGGGGCTTCATCAACTTCCTCCTGGGAATTCGGGAGAAATACGCCCCGGACTACCTCGCGGTCGTTTTCGATTCGGGGATGAGCCACCGGGAAAAAGAATACCCAGCGTACAAGGCGACGCGGGAGAAGATGCCCGACGAGCTGCGCGCCTCCCTCCCCCGGGTGCGCGCGCTAGTGGAGGCATTTCACGACGAAATCGTCGAGCTCGATGGATACGAGGCCGACGACGTGATCGGAACCCTCGCCCGGAAGGCTCAGGAGCGGGGGATCGAAGCCGTGGTCGTCTCCGGCGACAAGGATTTCCACCAGCTCGTGGGACCGGGGGTGCACCTTCTCAACCCAGGACGGGGCGGCCCGACCGGGGTCGCAGCCGAGTGGGTGGACGAATCCAACGCCTCCGAACGCCTCGGCGTTCCCCCCGACCTGGTGGTGGACTATCTGGCCCTCGTCGGCGACGCCTCGGACAACGTTCCGGGGGCGCCGGGAATCGGGGAGGGATGGGCACGGCGGCTCCTGAAGGAGATCGGCCCCCTCGAGACCCTCCTCCAAAACCCCGGCTCGATCCCCTGGAAGGGGAAGCGCGACTCGCTCATCGAAAACGTGGAGCAAATTCGCCTCTCCCGGCGCCTTGTGACCATCCAGCGCGACCTCCCCGTGGAGCTCGACCTGGAGCGGCTGAAGGTCCGGGAGCCGGACGTGGACCGCCTTCGCGAAATCTGCGTGGAGCTAGAGTTTCGCACGCTCATTGAGAAGTTTTCCGCGGGGGGAACGCCGGCTCGGTCGTCGCCGGAGAACGCTCCGTCTTACAGGGCAGTCACCGAGGCGAACGAGATCGCGGCGATCGCGCGCGTGGCGAAGCGGGCGGGACGCCTCGCCGTGGATACGGAGACGACATCCACCGAACCGATGCGGGCGAAGCTCGTGGGGATCTCCCTCTCATGGAAGGAAGGGGAGGGCGTCTACTTCCCCCTCGCGCACGAGCTCCCTCCGGGAGACCTTCTCGACGATCCCTCGGCCGCGGAGCCTCCGCCCAATCTTCCCCCGCTCTCCGATCCGCGCATGGAGCCTCTCCGGGCGCTCCTCGAGGACGCGGAGCTCCCGAAGGTAGGGCAGAACCTCAAGTACGACCTCCTCGTCTTGCGCCGCGCCGGCCTCGAGCTGGCGGGGCTCGACGCGGACACGATGATCGCCTCGTACGTCCTCGATCCGGGACGCCGACAGCACTCCCTCGACGTCCTCGCGACCGACTTCCTCGGGCACAGCATGATCTCGTACCAGGACGTGACCGGGAAGGGGAAGAGCCAGGTCCCTTTCTCGCAGGTTCCCCTGGACCGTGCCGTGGAGTACGCCTGCGAGGATGCCGATATCACCCTTCGCCTCTGGACCCGCTTCGGTCCCGAGCTCCAGGAGCAGAAGCTGGACCGGCTGTTCCGGGAGCTGGAGATGCCGCTCATCCCCGTCCTCGCGGCCATGGAAGAGGCCGGCATCCGGATCCATCCTCCCCTCTTCGAGGGGATGAGCCTGAAGCTCGAGTCCGAGCTCGAAGCGATCCGTAGCGAGATCTTCAAGGAAGCGGGCGGCGAGTTCAACGTGAACTCGACGCCACAGCTCCGTGAGATCCTCTTCGAGAAGCTCCAGCTTCCTGTGATCCGCAAGACGAAGACCGGCCCTTCGACCGACGCGAGTGTCCTCGAAGAGCTGGCGGCAAGGGGTCACACCCTTCCCATCCACCTCCTCGAATACCGGCAACTCGAAAAGCTTCGCTCGACTTACGTGGATGCTCTCCCTCGGATGGTAAATCCGGAGACGGGGCGGATCCACGCATCTTTCAACCAGACGGTCGCTGCGACCGGCCGGATCTCCTCCTCGGATCCCAACCTTCAGAACATCCCGATCCGCTCCGAGGTCGGACGCCAGATCCGGAAGGGCTTCATCCCCGACCCGGGCAATCTCTTCCTCGCGGCGGACTACTCCCAGATCGAACTTCGTATCCTGGCACATTTCTCCGGCGACGAAGCCTTCGTCACGGCATTCGAGGAGGACATCGACGTCCACCGCCAGACGGCGTCCGTGATCTTCGACGTCCCGATCGAAGAGGTCTCCGACGAACAGCGAGCGCGCGCCAAGACGATCAACTTCGCCACGCTTTACGGGCAGGGGGAGTTCTCTCTGGGGAACCAGCTAGGAATCACGAGGGAGGAAGCGGGGACCTTCATCCGACAGTACTTCGAACGCTTTTCGGGGGTGCGCGCCTTTCTCGACGCGCAGGTTCAAATGGCCCGGGAGAAGGGATATGTGGAGACGCTGAGCGGGCGGCGGCGTTACATCCCCGAGCTCAAGTCGGACAATTGGAACGTCCGCCAGTTCGGGGAGCGGATCGCGCAGAACACCCCGATCCAGGGAACGGCGGCCGACCTCATCAAGGAGGCCATGATCCGGATCCACCGGAGACTCGCGGAGGGGGAGGCCCGCGGCCGCCTCCTCCTGCAGGTCCACGACGAGCTCGTCTTCGAGACTCCGGAAAAGGAGATCCCGGCCCTCCAGGAAATGGTGGTTCGGGAAATGGAGGGGGCGATGCCTCTCAGGGTCCCCCTTCGGGTACATGTGGGGACCGGAGCTTCGTGGTTGGATTGCGAGGGGTGA
- a CDS encoding MotA/TolQ/ExbB proton channel family protein yields the protein MVGSLQLYSSLLQLAGLESPEMSPMEWLQFSWDEMGFMRWPLGLCLVLGILLIIWKFADLMVKSARTKRILSTVNGLLAEQRVEEAMEVCRGSNSPAANILFAGLERRQEGPERVMKAVENQGLLELTKLESGLVWLATLTNVAPLLGFLGTVVGMIIAFEAIELAGEVDPTTVAGGIKVALLTTAAGLAIAIPVSIAHNYFVSRIDSLVIDMEESAQKMIDTIHAMGGRQV from the coding sequence TTGGTCGGGTCACTTCAGCTCTACAGCTCCCTACTCCAGCTCGCCGGGCTCGAGTCCCCAGAGATGTCGCCGATGGAGTGGCTCCAGTTTTCCTGGGACGAGATGGGGTTCATGCGCTGGCCACTGGGGCTGTGCCTCGTCTTGGGGATCCTCCTGATCATCTGGAAGTTCGCGGACCTCATGGTGAAGAGCGCACGGACCAAGAGGATTCTCTCGACGGTGAACGGGCTGCTCGCCGAGCAACGCGTCGAGGAGGCGATGGAGGTCTGCCGGGGATCGAACTCCCCGGCGGCGAACATCCTCTTCGCGGGCCTCGAGCGCCGCCAGGAAGGGCCTGAGCGGGTCATGAAGGCTGTCGAGAACCAGGGGCTCCTGGAGCTCACGAAGCTCGAAAGCGGGTTGGTCTGGTTGGCGACCCTCACGAACGTCGCTCCGCTCCTCGGCTTCCTCGGGACCGTGGTCGGGATGATCATCGCCTTCGAGGCCATCGAGCTCGCGGGCGAGGTCGATCCGACGACGGTGGCCGGAGGGATCAAGGTTGCGCTTCTCACGACGGCCGCGGGACTCGCGATCGCCATTCCGGTGAGCATCGCCCACAATTATTTCGTGTCCCGGATCGATTCGCTCGTGATCGACATGGAGGAGTCGGCCCAGAAGATGATCGACACGATCCACGCGATGGGAGGCCGGCAGGTCTGA
- a CDS encoding ABC transporter ATP-binding protein gives MSSASHDDPRSGSSPVVSRSASPPAEPLLSVRDLKKYFPIGKGVLPRSKGWVKAVDGISFDLFRGETLGLVGESGCGKSTAGRAILRLIEPTSGEIRFGGEDVLAMERDALRRLRRRAQIVFQDPYSSLNPRMTVGQMLDEVLRVHRLGGDREGRRRRVRQLLDIVGLLAEHADRYPHEFSGGQRQRIGIARALSVEPDFIVCDEPVSALDVSVQAQVVNLLKELQKELGLTYLFIAHDLAVVEHVSDRVAVMYLGRIVETAPVASLYRNPQHPYTRALLSAVPRPDPSLRDARRRIVLEGEVPSPVAPPSGCAFHPRCWYPLRDQACARIEPPLDPVGFEHAARCIKLEKGGLAGGREVT, from the coding sequence ATGAGCTCCGCTTCGCACGATGACCCGCGGAGCGGGAGCTCTCCGGTGGTCTCCCGAAGTGCCTCGCCCCCGGCCGAGCCGCTCCTCTCCGTCCGGGACCTGAAGAAGTACTTCCCCATCGGAAAGGGGGTGCTCCCTCGAAGCAAGGGTTGGGTGAAGGCGGTGGACGGGATCTCCTTCGACCTCTTCCGGGGGGAGACCCTTGGGCTCGTCGGCGAATCGGGGTGTGGGAAGTCCACCGCAGGGCGCGCGATCCTCCGGCTGATCGAGCCCACCTCGGGAGAGATTCGATTCGGGGGTGAAGACGTGCTCGCCATGGAGCGCGACGCGCTCCGCCGGCTGAGGAGGCGGGCTCAGATCGTCTTCCAGGACCCTTACTCCTCCCTGAATCCCCGAATGACCGTCGGGCAGATGCTCGACGAGGTCCTACGAGTTCATCGGCTGGGCGGGGACCGGGAGGGACGGCGGCGCCGGGTCCGGCAGCTCCTCGACATCGTCGGTCTCCTCGCTGAACATGCCGACCGCTATCCGCACGAGTTCAGCGGGGGCCAGCGCCAACGGATCGGGATCGCGCGGGCCCTCTCCGTGGAGCCCGACTTCATCGTTTGCGACGAGCCCGTCTCGGCGCTGGACGTCTCGGTCCAGGCGCAGGTCGTGAACCTCCTGAAGGAGCTTCAGAAGGAGCTCGGCCTCACCTACCTCTTCATCGCGCACGACCTGGCCGTAGTGGAGCATGTGAGCGACCGGGTGGCCGTCATGTACCTCGGGAGAATCGTCGAGACGGCCCCGGTCGCTTCACTTTACCGGAATCCCCAGCACCCTTACACGCGGGCCCTCCTCTCGGCGGTGCCCCGGCCCGACCCCTCGCTCCGCGACGCCCGGAGGCGGATCGTGCTCGAGGGAGAGGTCCCTTCCCCGGTCGCGCCCCCTTCGGGCTGCGCCTTCCATCCCCGGTGCTGGTATCCCCTCAGGGATCAGGCATGCGCCCGGATCGAGCCCCCCCTGGACCCGGTCGGATTCGAGCACGCCGCCCGGTGCATCAAGCTTGAAAAGGGAGGTCTCGCGGGTGGGAGGGAAGTGACTTGA
- the fabF gene encoding beta-ketoacyl-ACP synthase II — protein sequence MTGRTGDEGATNGTEKDQAGAAASWRANGAPLPRRVVVTGIGIVTAAGVGVKSFWENLRVLRSPVAKITRFDASLFRTQIAAEANEFNPEDFLERNQVRRLDRFGQLSLATAHQALDDAGLDTSTLPGDRVAVQMGSALGGIAHAEAQMHGFISAGVRGVDPRLALTVYCGASSCNVAIEFGFHGPNSTNAMSCASGTIAVGDAFRLIRDGSADVALAGGIEAPLAPLTFGAFALIRAMSTRNDDPAHACRPFDRDRDGFVMGEGGAVLVLEEEERARARGAPLYARISGYGTTNDAHHMTAPRPDGLQAARAITDALASAGVGPDEVDYVNAHGSSTPLNDSTESRAIRIALGERAGRIPVSGTKAYYGHALGASGAIEAAVCALAIRDGWIPGTLNLEQAGEDCDLDYVSGEGRSQPLRHVISNSFGFGGINASLVLSAPEAASPP from the coding sequence GTGACCGGCCGGACGGGGGACGAGGGTGCGACGAACGGAACCGAGAAGGATCAAGCCGGCGCGGCTGCGAGTTGGAGAGCGAATGGGGCGCCACTCCCGCGCCGCGTAGTCGTGACCGGGATCGGTATCGTGACTGCGGCGGGAGTCGGCGTGAAGTCCTTTTGGGAGAATCTGCGCGTCCTCCGATCCCCCGTCGCCAAGATCACCCGCTTCGATGCCTCACTCTTTCGGACGCAGATCGCGGCCGAGGCGAATGAGTTCAACCCCGAGGACTTCCTCGAGAGAAACCAGGTTCGGCGGCTCGATCGTTTTGGTCAGCTCTCTCTCGCGACTGCCCACCAGGCGCTGGACGACGCGGGGCTGGACACCTCCACGCTCCCTGGGGACCGCGTCGCGGTCCAGATGGGCTCGGCCCTCGGCGGAATCGCCCACGCGGAAGCGCAGATGCATGGCTTCATCAGCGCCGGCGTGCGGGGGGTGGACCCCCGCCTCGCCCTCACCGTCTATTGCGGAGCATCGAGCTGCAACGTGGCCATCGAGTTCGGCTTCCATGGGCCCAATTCGACCAACGCGATGAGTTGCGCGTCCGGCACCATCGCAGTCGGGGACGCGTTTCGCCTGATTCGCGATGGAAGCGCTGACGTTGCGCTTGCGGGCGGGATCGAAGCCCCCCTCGCCCCCCTCACGTTTGGCGCATTCGCGCTGATTCGGGCGATGAGCACGCGAAACGACGATCCGGCGCACGCTTGCCGCCCGTTCGACCGGGACCGTGACGGCTTTGTGATGGGAGAGGGTGGAGCGGTGCTCGTCCTGGAGGAGGAGGAGCGGGCCCGCGCCCGAGGGGCGCCCCTGTACGCTCGGATCTCCGGGTATGGGACGACAAACGACGCCCACCACATGACGGCGCCGCGCCCCGACGGACTACAGGCCGCACGCGCCATCACCGACGCCCTCGCGAGCGCCGGAGTCGGACCGGACGAAGTGGACTACGTGAACGCACATGGGTCCTCGACCCCCCTGAACGACTCCACTGAATCTCGGGCGATCCGGATCGCGCTCGGCGAACGCGCGGGGCGGATCCCGGTGAGCGGTACGAAAGCCTACTACGGGCATGCGCTCGGAGCTTCCGGCGCGATCGAGGCCGCGGTCTGCGCGCTCGCGATCCGTGACGGCTGGATCCCGGGGACGCTGAACCTCGAGCAGGCCGGAGAGGACTGCGATCTCGACTATGTCTCCGGGGAAGGGCGCTCGCAGCCCCTTCGTCACGTGATCAGCAACTCCTTCGGGTTTGGAGGCATCAACGCGAGCCTCGTTCTCTCGGCTCCGGAGGCTGCGTCCCCTCCCTGA
- a CDS encoding RNA polymerase sigma factor RpoD/SigA, with amino-acid sequence MFSSSRGLDSFDQYLQDVEKYPLIQDPEEERALARRARAGDKEAAERLVTANLRFVISYVKKYQGRGLGLAELVCIGNEGLLKAVKKFDPDKGVKFISYAVWWIRQTVLQALAEQTRSVRIPLNQNSNLARLARTNTALTQALGRPPTDQEIADDMVEPVDTVRALRRVAASELSLDAPIDRSDRDSASFGERFAGVDSSDIEQDVEAIARRDFLESMFESYLTERERKILYLYYGLDDGEERTLEEIGSLLGVTRERIRQIRNRAFEKLRESPHGESLSGFWTAN; translated from the coding sequence ATGTTTTCCTCGTCTCGTGGTCTGGATTCCTTCGACCAGTACCTGCAGGACGTGGAGAAGTACCCGCTCATCCAGGATCCCGAGGAGGAGCGCGCCCTGGCCCGCCGCGCCCGGGCCGGGGACAAGGAAGCGGCCGAGCGCCTGGTGACCGCGAACCTCCGGTTCGTCATCTCCTATGTGAAGAAGTACCAGGGACGTGGGCTCGGCCTCGCCGAACTCGTCTGTATCGGGAATGAGGGGCTCCTGAAGGCGGTAAAGAAGTTCGATCCCGATAAGGGGGTCAAATTCATCTCCTACGCGGTCTGGTGGATTCGCCAGACCGTCCTCCAGGCCCTCGCCGAACAGACGCGTTCCGTCCGGATCCCCCTCAACCAGAATTCGAACCTCGCCCGCCTCGCCCGTACCAACACCGCCCTGACCCAAGCGCTCGGCCGTCCCCCGACGGACCAGGAGATCGCCGACGACATGGTCGAGCCGGTTGACACGGTCCGGGCGCTGCGCCGGGTGGCGGCAAGCGAGCTCTCCCTCGACGCCCCGATCGACCGAAGCGACCGCGACAGCGCCTCCTTCGGGGAGCGCTTCGCCGGAGTGGACTCGAGCGACATCGAGCAGGACGTCGAAGCGATCGCCCGGCGCGACTTCCTCGAGTCCATGTTCGAGAGTTATCTGACCGAGCGGGAACGAAAGATCCTCTATCTGTACTACGGCCTCGACGACGGCGAGGAGCGCACCCTCGAGGAGATCGGCTCACTCCTCGGCGTCACGCGCGAACGGATCCGCCAGATTCGCAACCGGGCGTTCGAGAAGCTCCGCGAAAGCCCCCACGGTGAGTCGCTCTCCGGATTCTGGACCGCCAACTGA
- a CDS encoding ABC transporter ATP-binding protein: MTLLAVDNLRTYFTVDGGTARAVDGVSFAVERGEAVGIVGESGCGKTVTSLSIMGLVPNPPGAILPGSSIRLEGEELVGLPEPRLRTIRGNDIAMIFQEPMTSLNPVFTVGSQIQEALELHRRLGRKEARRVGIGLLKEVGISEPERRFDEYPHQLSGGMRQRVMIAMALSCEPEILIADEPTTALDVTIQAQILDLLERLRRQRGMAVLLITHDLGVVAEVCDRVIVMYAGQIVESGSVHDIFLRPRHPYTQGLLDSLPKLAEGETRLHPIQGVVPSPTAWPEACRFRPRCPHAWERCAQEMPPLLAPPGEDGGRASRCWLEEEPERRRDPAVRGEAQR, translated from the coding sequence GTGACACTTCTCGCCGTCGACAACCTGCGGACCTACTTCACCGTGGACGGGGGCACCGCCCGCGCGGTGGACGGCGTGTCCTTCGCGGTGGAGAGGGGCGAGGCGGTGGGAATCGTCGGGGAGTCCGGGTGCGGGAAAACCGTGACCTCTCTCTCGATCATGGGGCTCGTTCCAAATCCCCCCGGAGCGATCCTGCCGGGGAGCTCGATCCGGCTCGAGGGGGAGGAGCTCGTGGGGCTCCCCGAACCCCGGCTCCGCACGATCCGGGGGAACGACATCGCGATGATCTTCCAGGAGCCCATGACCTCCCTCAATCCCGTCTTCACGGTGGGAAGCCAGATCCAGGAAGCGCTCGAGCTCCACCGCCGCCTCGGGAGGAAGGAAGCGCGCCGGGTGGGGATCGGGCTCCTGAAGGAGGTGGGAATTTCCGAGCCGGAGCGCCGCTTCGACGAATATCCGCACCAGCTCTCCGGCGGAATGCGCCAGCGCGTCATGATCGCGATGGCCCTCTCCTGCGAGCCCGAGATCCTCATCGCGGACGAGCCGACTACCGCGCTCGACGTGACCATCCAGGCCCAGATCCTCGACCTCCTCGAGCGCCTTCGAAGACAGCGGGGAATGGCGGTCCTCCTCATCACGCACGACCTGGGTGTCGTCGCGGAAGTTTGCGACCGCGTCATCGTGATGTACGCCGGGCAGATTGTGGAATCGGGCTCCGTTCACGACATCTTCCTCCGGCCGCGTCACCCCTACACTCAGGGGCTCCTCGATTCCCTTCCCAAGCTCGCGGAAGGGGAAACCCGGCTCCACCCGATTCAGGGCGTTGTCCCGAGCCCGACCGCCTGGCCCGAAGCGTGCCGCTTCCGCCCCCGCTGCCCCCACGCATGGGAGCGCTGCGCCCAGGAGATGCCGCCCCTCCTCGCGCCGCCGGGGGAGGACGGGGGCCGGGCGTCTCGATGCTGGCTCGAGGAAGAGCCGGAGCGCCGGAGGGACCCAGCGGTCCGGGGAGAGGCTCAGCGATGA